From the genome of Rathayibacter sp. VKM Ac-2804:
GACTTGCCGCAGCCGGAGGGGCCGAGCAGCGAGAGGAAGGAGCCGCGCGGAGTGACGAGGTCGACCTCGGCGAGGGCCTGCACGGACCGGTTCCCCAGGTCGAAGCGCTTGCTCAGGCCCGACAGGCGGATGCCCTCGTTCTCGATGGTGGTCAACTGCTCGTCCTCTCCGCGCGGTCCGTCGTGGTGCTGCGGCCGGGTCCTTCGCAGGGCCCGGCCGGCGAGGGTCAGCCCTCGAGCAGCTCCGGGTGCTCCTCGTAGACCTCGTCGATCAGCGTGGTGTCGAAGAGCTCGTCGGCGTCGAGCTCGATGCCGGTGAGGGCGAGCGAGGCGACCGACTCGTCCTGCAGCTGCGGCGTGATGGTGAGCAGGCCGTTCGCGTCGGTGTCGGGGGTGCTGATCAGCTCGGTCTGGGTGACCATGACCTGCGCCTGCTCCTCGACCTTGTAGTTCTGGTCGGCGGCGTAGTCGGCGACGACGGTCGCGGCGGTCGCGTCCGGGTCGGCGACGGCGTCCTGCCAGCCGCGGGCGACCGCGTAGAGCAGCGCCTTGACCTTCTCGCGGTCGTCGTCGATGCTCTCCTGCGCCACGACGATGGTCTCGCCGACCATCGGCAGGCCGGTGTCGGCGAGCAGGAACTGCTGCGCCGAGAAGCCGCGCTGGTTGAGCGTGTTGGCGCCGGCGGTCGCGTAGCCGATGTAGCCGTCGACCTGGCCGGTGGTGAGCAGGGTGGAGTCGGTGAGCGGCACGCGGGTGACGTCCCCCTCGTCGATGTCGTTCGCGGCGAGGAAGGCGCGCCAGACCAGGTCGTTGCTGTCGCTGACGCCGATGGTCTTGCCGACCATGTCCTCGGGGGTCTCGATCGGGGCGTCGGTCAGCGAGACGATCGCGAAGGGGTTCTTCTGGTAGGTCGCGCCGACGATCTTCATC
Proteins encoded in this window:
- a CDS encoding ABC transporter substrate-binding protein, producing the protein MPRTAPSRSRLRSVLGVLAVAVVAGTTLAACSNGSDAAESGDAGSFGEATMQLSWVPHVEFAGEYLADANGYFADAGFDSVTLTPGGTGATGAETAIASGSAFAGVSSPLITGPAISEGAEMKIVGATYQKNPFAIVSLTDAPIETPEDMVGKTIGVSDSNDLVWRAFLAANDIDEGDVTRVPLTDSTLLTTGQVDGYIGYATAGANTLNQRGFSAQQFLLADTGLPMVGETIVVAQESIDDDREKVKALLYAVARGWQDAVADPDATAATVVADYAADQNYKVEEQAQVMVTQTELISTPDTDANGLLTITPQLQDESVASLALTGIELDADELFDTTLIDEVYEEHPELLEG